In Bactrocera oleae isolate idBacOlea1 chromosome 3, idBacOlea1, whole genome shotgun sequence, a genomic segment contains:
- the TpnC25D gene encoding troponin C isoform X1: MEDDEKMDIMRKAFQMFDTQKTGFIETLRLKTILNSMGQMFDESELQDLVDENDPEDTGKVNFDGFCNIAAHFLEEEDTEAIQKELKEAFRLYDREGNGYITTSTLKEILSALDDKLSSSDLDGIIAEIDTDGSGTVDFDEFMEMMTGD, translated from the exons ATG GAGGATGATGAGAAAATGGACATCATGCGCAAAGCATTCCAAATGTTTGACACCCAAAAGACCGGTTTCATTGAAACACTTCGCCTCAAGACCATCCTAAATAGTATGGGTCAAATGTTCGATGAGAGCGAATTGCAAGATCTCGTCGATGAGAATGATCCCGAAGATACCGGCAAAGTGAATTTCGATGGTTTCTGTAATATAGCGGCACATTTTCTCGAAGAAGAGGATACCGAGGCTATACAAAAGGAATTGAAAGAAGCTTTCCGTTTGTACGATCGTGAGGGTAACGGTTACATTACCACATCCACATTGAAGGAAATTCTCTCGGCTTTGGATGATAAACTCTCCTCAAGTGATTTGGATGGTATTATTGCGGAAATCGATACTGACGGTTCGGGAACTGTAGATTTCGATG AATTCATGGAGATGATGACTGGAGATTAA
- the TpnC25D gene encoding troponin C isoform X2: protein MDIMRKAFQMFDTQKTGFIETLRLKTILNSMGQMFDESELQDLVDENDPEDTGKVNFDGFCNIAAHFLEEEDTEAIQKELKEAFRLYDREGNGYITTSTLKEILSALDDKLSSSDLDGIIAEIDTDGSGTVDFDEFMEMMTGD, encoded by the exons ATGGACATCATGCGCAAAGCATTCCAAATGTTTGACACCCAAAAGACCGGTTTCATTGAAACACTTCGCCTCAAGACCATCCTAAATAGTATGGGTCAAATGTTCGATGAGAGCGAATTGCAAGATCTCGTCGATGAGAATGATCCCGAAGATACCGGCAAAGTGAATTTCGATGGTTTCTGTAATATAGCGGCACATTTTCTCGAAGAAGAGGATACCGAGGCTATACAAAAGGAATTGAAAGAAGCTTTCCGTTTGTACGATCGTGAGGGTAACGGTTACATTACCACATCCACATTGAAGGAAATTCTCTCGGCTTTGGATGATAAACTCTCCTCAAGTGATTTGGATGGTATTATTGCGGAAATCGATACTGACGGTTCGGGAACTGTAGATTTCGATG AATTCATGGAGATGATGACTGGAGATTAA